One part of the Myxococcales bacterium genome encodes these proteins:
- a CDS encoding endonuclease/exonuclease/phosphatase family protein: MPVRLARPRGRVWWIRLLLALTVLNVVALSFVGLFVSRFSDAHWLGTVLSFAPKWPWLLPTVGLLVVWSLSAWFAPRRLLFVGGSGLLLSGALWLFAVAGFVVPFGGGGRGPRVRILTYNLGAKPPIPSASIVRMLDQERVFAATFQECTLPFEDPAWQGWFTQKAFSQCFVARKAPFAVNVRDPKNFWDVGGSGLMSRFDLDTPAGPLGLVNVHLETPRDGFEALYTKRRAGIPDLEAVNRARRTEALTVRDWIGPQTDRVVIAGDFNATARSDILREAFAGFTNAFSAVGFGFGSSKHTRWHAVRIDHVLVGPALAPVDVEVLASLGGDHRPLLVELSAAK; this comes from the coding sequence GTGCCGGTGCGTCTCGCGAGGCCGCGGGGGCGCGTGTGGTGGATTCGTCTGCTGCTCGCGCTCACGGTGCTGAACGTTGTCGCGCTGTCTTTCGTGGGGCTTTTCGTGTCGCGGTTTTCAGACGCGCACTGGCTGGGTACCGTGCTTTCCTTCGCACCGAAGTGGCCCTGGCTGTTGCCCACGGTGGGGTTGTTGGTCGTCTGGTCGTTGTCGGCTTGGTTTGCCCCCCGACGCTTGCTCTTCGTGGGGGGATCGGGGCTCTTGCTCTCGGGCGCTTTGTGGCTGTTCGCGGTGGCTGGCTTCGTGGTGCCTTTTGGGGGCGGAGGCCGCGGACCCCGGGTCCGCATTCTCACGTACAACCTCGGCGCGAAGCCTCCTATCCCCTCGGCGTCTATCGTGCGGATGCTGGACCAAGAGCGCGTGTTCGCGGCCACTTTCCAGGAGTGCACGCTTCCTTTCGAGGACCCTGCCTGGCAGGGGTGGTTCACGCAAAAGGCCTTCAGCCAGTGTTTCGTGGCGCGCAAGGCGCCTTTTGCGGTCAACGTGCGCGATCCGAAGAACTTCTGGGACGTGGGGGGCAGCGGCCTGATGAGCCGCTTCGACTTGGATACGCCCGCGGGACCTCTTGGCCTGGTCAACGTTCACCTCGAAACGCCGCGGGACGGGTTCGAGGCCCTGTACACCAAGCGTCGGGCGGGCATCCCCGACCTCGAGGCGGTCAACCGTGCACGCCGGACCGAGGCGCTCACGGTGCGAGACTGGATAGGCCCGCAAACGGACCGGGTGGTGATTGCGGGAGATTTCAACGCCACGGCACGCAGTGACATCTTGCGGGAGGCCTTCGCTGGCTTTACCAATGCATTTTCCGCGGTGGGGTTCGGCTTTGGCAGCAGCAAGCACACACGCTGGCATGCCGTGCGTATCGATCACGTTCTTGTGGGGCCCGCGCTTGCCCCCGTGGATGTCGAAGTGCTCGCCTCCCTCGGGGGAGACCATCGGCCTTTGCTGGTCGAGCTGTCTGCCGCGAAGTAG
- a CDS encoding SDR family oxidoreductase, protein MKVLVTGHRGYIGTTLVPMLEKAGHEVVGLDNYLFEDCLLDTPPPDVPALKMDVRDVPLEKLVGFDCVMHLAGISNDPLGDLNPACTYDINHRASVRLAALSKEAGVPRYIFSSSCSNYGAAGDHMLDEQAAFNPVTPYGESKVKVEVDVAKLADERFSPTFLRNATAYGISAKLRGDLVVNNLTAYAYTTGKVFLKSDGTPWRPLVHIEDISRAFLAVLEAPREKIHNEAFNVGRTEENYRIRDVGDIVQEVVPNSKVTYAADASPDKRNYRVNCDKIRRVLPGFNPVWTVRKGVEECLEAYRAHGITEETFFTSRFLRIKRVKELQDAGKLDADLRFKGDLS, encoded by the coding sequence GTGAAAGTACTGGTTACCGGACACCGTGGGTACATCGGCACCACGCTCGTGCCAATGCTGGAGAAGGCGGGGCATGAGGTCGTGGGCCTCGACAACTACCTTTTCGAGGACTGCCTCTTGGACACGCCTCCCCCGGACGTACCGGCCTTGAAAATGGACGTCAGGGACGTGCCCCTCGAAAAGCTGGTGGGCTTCGACTGTGTGATGCATCTTGCCGGAATCTCGAACGATCCCCTCGGAGACCTGAATCCCGCGTGCACCTACGACATCAACCACCGCGCGTCGGTTCGCCTCGCCGCCCTGTCCAAGGAGGCCGGTGTACCTCGGTACATCTTTTCGTCCTCGTGTAGCAACTACGGGGCCGCGGGCGACCACATGCTGGACGAGCAGGCGGCCTTCAACCCCGTAACCCCCTACGGCGAGTCGAAGGTCAAGGTCGAAGTGGACGTGGCCAAGCTGGCGGACGAGCGCTTCTCCCCCACCTTCCTTCGCAACGCCACGGCTTACGGCATCTCGGCGAAGCTTCGGGGGGATCTGGTCGTCAACAACCTCACCGCCTATGCGTATACGACCGGCAAAGTGTTCCTCAAGAGTGACGGAACGCCCTGGCGTCCGCTCGTCCACATCGAGGACATCAGCCGGGCGTTTCTGGCCGTCCTCGAAGCGCCTCGCGAGAAGATCCACAACGAAGCCTTCAACGTCGGGCGCACGGAGGAGAACTATCGCATCCGTGACGTGGGCGACATCGTGCAAGAGGTCGTCCCGAACAGCAAAGTCACCTACGCCGCCGACGCCAGTCCCGACAAGAGGAACTACCGCGTCAACTGCGACAAAATTCGCCGCGTTCTCCCCGGATTCAACCCCGTGTGGACCGTGCGCAAGGGCGTCGAAGAGTGCCTCGAGGCCTACCGAGCGCATGGCATCACCGAAGAGACCTTCTTTACGTCTCGATTTCTGCGCATCAAGCGGGTCAAAGAGCTTCAGGATGCCGGAAAGCTCGACGCCGACTTGCGCTTCAAGGGGGACCTCTCATGA
- a CDS encoding class I SAM-dependent methyltransferase: MTMQPSGLHASATEDAAFARFTKPPEGFRCRSCGSERVGVFLDLGLMPPSDALRRPDQLDQPENKYPLDTAICHDCALVQITQTVPPEELFSKDYVYYSSFSDALLAHSRKNVEALIASRALGPQSLVIELASNDGYLLQFYQKRGIPVQGIDPAEGQAKTANERGIPTLCDFFGEALGKSLRAQGRVADVVHANNVLAHVADTNGFVAGLAHILKDDGVGVLEFPYLRDLVQKCEFDTIYHEHLCYFSVTALIPLFRRHGLYLNEVKHVDIHGGSLRVYVGKQESPGPSVEAFLTREQHEGLDRPSHFADFAGRVREVKETLLTLVKRLKGEGKRLAAYGAAAKGTILLNYVGLGTDLIAFVVDRNVHKHGRYMPGVHVPIKPVETLLQEQPDYTLILPWNFKDEILGQQAEYRARGGKFIVPIPSPVIV; encoded by the coding sequence ATGACGATGCAGCCCAGCGGTCTTCACGCCTCGGCCACGGAGGACGCGGCATTTGCGCGGTTCACGAAGCCTCCGGAAGGCTTTCGCTGCCGCTCGTGTGGTTCAGAGCGTGTAGGTGTTTTCCTGGACCTGGGCCTGATGCCCCCCTCAGATGCGCTCCGGCGGCCTGACCAGCTGGATCAGCCGGAAAACAAATATCCCCTCGACACGGCAATCTGCCACGACTGTGCGCTCGTACAGATCACGCAGACGGTGCCTCCTGAAGAGCTCTTCTCGAAGGACTACGTTTACTACTCGTCGTTCTCGGATGCCCTGCTCGCGCATTCCCGCAAGAACGTGGAGGCTCTCATCGCTTCGCGGGCGCTCGGCCCGCAGAGCCTCGTCATCGAGCTGGCCTCGAACGACGGCTATCTCTTGCAGTTCTACCAAAAGCGGGGAATCCCCGTGCAGGGGATCGATCCGGCGGAAGGTCAGGCGAAGACGGCCAACGAACGCGGCATTCCGACGCTCTGCGACTTCTTCGGAGAGGCGCTCGGCAAGTCGCTGCGCGCGCAAGGACGGGTTGCTGACGTGGTTCATGCCAACAACGTTCTGGCGCACGTGGCTGACACGAACGGCTTCGTGGCGGGCCTCGCACACATCCTCAAGGACGACGGCGTGGGCGTGCTCGAGTTCCCCTACCTGCGCGACCTGGTCCAGAAGTGCGAATTCGACACGATCTACCATGAACACCTCTGTTACTTCTCGGTCACCGCACTCATCCCGCTGTTCAGGCGTCACGGGCTTTACCTCAACGAGGTGAAACACGTCGACATTCACGGTGGTAGTCTTCGCGTCTACGTGGGCAAACAGGAGAGCCCGGGGCCCTCCGTAGAGGCCTTTTTGACCCGTGAACAGCATGAAGGACTCGACCGGCCCAGTCACTTCGCGGACTTTGCAGGCCGCGTGCGTGAAGTGAAGGAGACCCTGCTGACCCTGGTCAAGCGCCTCAAGGGCGAAGGCAAACGGCTGGCAGCCTACGGCGCCGCCGCCAAGGGCACCATTCTCCTCAACTATGTGGGGCTTGGAACGGACCTGATCGCGTTCGTGGTGGATCGCAACGTTCACAAGCACGGCCGCTACATGCCGGGTGTGCACGTTCCGATCAAGCCCGTCGAAACGCTGCTCCAGGAACAGCCCGACTACACACTGATTCTCCCCTGGAACTTCAAGGACGAAATTCTTGGGCAACAAGCGGAGTATCGTGCTCGGGGCGGCAAGTTCATCGTTCCCATCCCCTCCCCGGTGATCGTATGA
- a CDS encoding methyltransferase domain-containing protein: MKLTAPVICPACEAGPLRVFCEMPDVPVFCNVLWDSEAKAKAAPRGDIVLGFCAGCGHVYNTAFDPRRVAYSPHYENSLHFSPHFQSYAEALAHRLVETYDVHEKDVIEIGCGKGEFLALLCRAGGNRGLGFDASFDPARLGPAPEGLEVIRDHYSRAHRDRLADLIVCRHVLEHIDEPLPFTNWVREAAGLRSGSAVYFEVPNVLFTLEDLGIWDLIYEHCSYFSPHSLARLFRRCGFSLARLYTAYGDQFLCVEARAEGPDLVATLPGPELAALSGLVDGFARHHAAKIAAWRSALAAWHSEGKRVALWGTGSKGVTFINVIPEARQLAAIIDLNPNKHGRHVPGTGHVVTSPTAHAAGSLDTVLVMNPVYEAEIRSQLRALGHQVDVRVV, encoded by the coding sequence GTGAAGCTCACCGCCCCTGTCATCTGTCCCGCCTGCGAAGCAGGGCCTCTGCGGGTCTTCTGCGAGATGCCGGACGTCCCGGTGTTCTGCAACGTGCTGTGGGACAGCGAAGCAAAGGCCAAGGCCGCGCCCCGGGGCGACATCGTGCTCGGATTCTGTGCGGGATGCGGTCACGTCTACAATACGGCCTTCGACCCGCGGCGGGTCGCCTACAGCCCCCACTACGAAAACTCTCTGCACTTCTCGCCGCACTTCCAAAGTTATGCCGAGGCGCTCGCTCACCGGCTGGTCGAGACCTACGACGTTCACGAAAAAGACGTGATCGAGATTGGCTGTGGGAAAGGAGAGTTCCTGGCGCTGCTCTGCCGGGCCGGGGGCAACCGAGGTCTTGGCTTCGACGCCAGCTTCGATCCCGCGCGGCTTGGTCCCGCCCCGGAGGGGCTCGAGGTCATCCGCGACCACTACTCACGCGCTCACCGGGACAGGCTGGCCGACCTCATCGTGTGTCGACACGTGCTCGAACACATCGACGAGCCCTTGCCCTTCACCAACTGGGTACGCGAGGCGGCAGGACTGCGCTCCGGATCTGCGGTGTATTTCGAGGTGCCCAATGTGCTCTTCACGCTCGAAGACCTTGGGATTTGGGACCTGATCTACGAGCACTGCTCGTACTTCTCTCCCCACTCACTCGCGCGGCTCTTCCGCCGCTGTGGGTTTTCGCTCGCGCGCCTCTACACCGCGTACGGGGATCAGTTCCTGTGCGTGGAGGCCCGGGCCGAAGGTCCGGATCTGGTGGCTACCCTCCCGGGGCCTGAACTTGCTGCCCTGTCAGGCTTGGTGGACGGATTCGCCAGGCACCATGCTGCCAAGATCGCCGCCTGGCGTTCGGCACTGGCCGCATGGCACTCTGAGGGCAAGCGCGTGGCATTGTGGGGCACGGGCTCGAAGGGAGTTACGTTCATCAACGTGATTCCGGAGGCACGGCAGCTTGCCGCCATCATCGACCTCAATCCCAACAAGCACGGCCGGCACGTTCCAGGGACCGGGCATGTCGTGACGTCACCCACCGCGCACGCAGCCGGTAGTCTGGACACGGTCCTGGTCATGAACCCCGTCTACGAAGCCGAAATCAGGAGCCAGCTCCGGGCCTTGGGACACCAAGTCGACGTGCGCGTCGTTTAG
- a CDS encoding PIG-L family deacetylase, which produces MSLRVVKPTLRKHAERLAVKIARNLPGRPALRSLLLARWQRRLVPFDLHELAQTTLVVAPHPDDETLGCGGTIALKRRHGARVVVVVLTDGARSHTRTTPAAEMKRRRGHECEDATSTLGVPARDVIQLDFPDGALWSHRAEASRRLGAVIADLAPTQIFLPHADEPPVDHRAAHDVGLAALTSAQLARSPAVFAYPVWLWWQWPWVSLSADEATGHEILLASWRSRLGTTWLRTFDRAVLTDEVLEVKRAALGAYVSQMTQPAGAHDWPTLGAVSDGTFLQCFFERCEPFATLSPGASGKPWGALAASASIVL; this is translated from the coding sequence ATGTCTTTGCGCGTCGTCAAGCCAACGCTTCGCAAGCACGCCGAGCGTCTCGCGGTGAAAATCGCGCGAAATCTGCCGGGGCGCCCCGCGCTGCGGAGCCTTCTGCTCGCACGCTGGCAGCGGCGCCTGGTTCCCTTCGATCTTCACGAGTTGGCGCAGACCACGTTGGTGGTTGCGCCTCACCCCGACGACGAGACTCTGGGGTGTGGTGGCACGATTGCCCTCAAACGCCGACACGGAGCTCGGGTGGTCGTGGTGGTCCTGACGGACGGCGCCCGCTCTCACACCCGCACCACACCCGCGGCCGAAATGAAACGACGCCGAGGCCACGAATGTGAGGATGCCACCTCGACGCTGGGGGTGCCCGCCCGGGATGTGATCCAGCTCGATTTTCCCGACGGTGCGCTCTGGTCTCACCGCGCCGAAGCGTCTCGGCGCTTGGGCGCCGTGATTGCGGATCTCGCGCCGACCCAGATCTTCCTACCCCACGCCGACGAGCCGCCCGTCGATCACAGGGCGGCTCATGACGTGGGCCTTGCCGCCTTGACCTCTGCGCAGTTGGCGAGGTCCCCGGCCGTGTTTGCCTACCCCGTTTGGCTTTGGTGGCAATGGCCGTGGGTCTCCCTTAGCGCCGACGAAGCCACGGGACACGAGATCTTGCTGGCTTCGTGGCGCTCCCGGTTGGGCACCACGTGGCTGCGCACCTTCGACCGAGCGGTCCTCACGGACGAGGTCCTCGAGGTCAAGCGGGCTGCCCTCGGCGCCTACGTGTCTCAAATGACCCAGCCCGCGGGCGCACACGATTGGCCCACGCTGGGTGCCGTGTCCGACGGCACGTTCTTGCAGTGCTTTTTCGAGCGCTGCGAGCCTTTCGCCACGTTGTCCCCGGGCGCCTCGGGAAAGCCATGGGGTGCCCTGGCCGCGTCGGCCTCGATCGTCCTGTAG
- a CDS encoding methyltransferase domain-containing protein — protein sequence MNSQSQAPFFCQACGEPEPEIFFEVDDVPVHSTLLMDSREEAQRYPQGSLKLGFCRTCGFVQNVVFDASVHEYSTKCEESQGFSPRFNAFLRALTLRLIETYDVRNKKVVEIGCGKGDFLELICALGHNSGIGIDPGIIPERQQHSEAWERIRFIQDFYSEAYGELTGEFMACRHTLEHIQPVKAFVNIVRRAIDKHPDTIVFFEIPDVERVLSEVAFWDIYYEHCSYFSLGSLGRLFRACGFKVLNLQKDFEDQYLVIEARPIATPEAAPQLFPGEDDLKQLAATVDRFKTIARDTLARWKRQIGGYAKEGKRVVIWGSSSKGVSFLTTLGLGDEIGYVVDINPFRQGKFMPGTGHEIVPPAKMAEYKPDVVLVMNPIYCEEIAASLSDMGLSPQIVPA from the coding sequence ATGAACTCGCAAAGCCAGGCACCCTTTTTCTGTCAGGCCTGCGGTGAGCCCGAGCCCGAGATCTTCTTCGAAGTCGATGACGTCCCGGTCCACAGCACCTTGCTGATGGACTCTCGCGAGGAAGCGCAGCGCTACCCTCAAGGCAGCCTGAAGCTGGGCTTTTGTCGGACGTGCGGCTTCGTGCAGAACGTTGTCTTCGACGCTTCGGTCCACGAGTACTCGACAAAGTGCGAGGAGTCCCAGGGGTTCTCGCCCCGCTTCAACGCCTTCTTGAGAGCGCTCACCCTGCGCCTCATAGAGACCTACGACGTCCGCAACAAGAAGGTGGTGGAGATCGGGTGCGGCAAGGGAGACTTTCTCGAGCTGATTTGTGCCCTCGGGCACAACAGCGGCATCGGCATCGATCCGGGCATCATTCCCGAACGGCAACAACATAGCGAGGCCTGGGAACGCATCCGCTTCATCCAGGACTTCTACTCCGAGGCCTACGGGGAGCTGACCGGAGAGTTCATGGCGTGCCGGCACACGCTGGAGCACATCCAACCGGTCAAGGCGTTCGTGAACATCGTGCGCCGGGCCATCGACAAGCACCCGGACACCATCGTGTTCTTCGAGATTCCCGACGTGGAGCGCGTGCTCAGCGAAGTGGCCTTTTGGGATATCTATTACGAACATTGCTCGTATTTCAGCCTGGGATCCCTGGGGCGCCTGTTCCGGGCGTGTGGGTTCAAGGTCCTGAACCTGCAAAAGGACTTCGAGGATCAGTACCTGGTCATCGAGGCCCGTCCGATCGCGACGCCTGAGGCGGCACCGCAGCTGTTTCCCGGCGAGGACGATTTGAAGCAGCTTGCGGCGACGGTCGATCGCTTCAAGACCATCGCCCGGGACACCCTGGCCCGTTGGAAACGACAGATCGGCGGCTATGCCAAGGAAGGCAAACGCGTCGTGATCTGGGGTTCGAGTTCGAAGGGCGTTTCCTTTTTGACCACCTTGGGGCTGGGCGACGAGATCGGCTACGTCGTGGACATCAACCCTTTTCGCCAGGGAAAGTTTATGCCAGGAACCGGGCACGAGATCGTGCCTCCCGCGAAGATGGCCGAATACAAGCCTGACGTCGTGCTCGTGATGAATCCGATCTACTGCGAAGAGATCGCAGCCTCGCTTTCGGACATGGGCCTTTCGCCACAGATCGTACCTGCGTAG
- a CDS encoding FkbM family methyltransferase, producing MLTLLAKGVRAGRARVRAHAAQVPGLARWAASADRLVRIGAGPAQGLFIKPGPSDPGYSAGHNERAVQDAFTELLRHDQVVYDIGANMGFLSLLAARLVGAGGAVFAFEPVPANAQRLRDSARANGFGNVKVVEAALSDTPGQAVLALAEHAGGAMLTRFGRPPDATDALTVTTTTLDALVYEYGWQAPDFVKLDVEGAEAAVLAGAARLREAKRCTWLVEVDAATDEDAKAKVRALEAAFFAVGYTTYPLEDSYPHSGWFVRHFVARPS from the coding sequence TGCGGGCTCACGCGGCCCAGGTGCCGGGGCTCGCCCGGTGGGCGGCTTCGGCAGACCGTCTGGTGCGCATCGGGGCCGGGCCCGCGCAGGGTCTCTTCATCAAGCCGGGTCCAAGCGACCCCGGCTACAGCGCAGGTCACAACGAAAGAGCTGTGCAGGACGCGTTCACGGAGCTCTTGCGGCACGACCAGGTGGTTTACGACATCGGCGCCAACATGGGCTTTCTCAGCCTGTTGGCCGCGCGCCTCGTGGGTGCGGGAGGCGCCGTGTTTGCATTCGAGCCCGTGCCGGCCAACGCCCAACGCCTGCGTGACAGCGCCCGGGCGAACGGTTTTGGGAACGTCAAGGTGGTGGAGGCCGCGCTCTCGGACACGCCGGGGCAGGCTGTGCTCGCCCTGGCGGAACATGCCGGGGGCGCGATGCTCACCCGCTTCGGGCGGCCTCCCGACGCCACAGACGCGCTCACGGTGACCACCACGACGCTCGACGCGCTCGTGTACGAGTACGGCTGGCAGGCCCCGGATTTCGTCAAACTCGACGTGGAGGGCGCCGAGGCCGCGGTTCTGGCAGGAGCGGCGCGCCTGCGCGAGGCGAAGCGCTGCACCTGGCTCGTCGAGGTCGATGCGGCCACGGATGAAGACGCCAAGGCCAAAGTACGCGCGCTGGAGGCAGCGTTCTTCGCGGTCGGCTACACCACGTACCCGCTCGAAGATAGCTATCCGCACAGCGGTTGGTTCGTGCGGCACTTCGTGGCGAGGCCTTCGTAA
- the rfbF gene encoding glucose-1-phosphate cytidylyltransferase — protein MKVAILAGGLGSRLSEETVVKPKPMVEIGGIPILMHIMNHYARYGHKEFLVALGYKGEYIKRFMTEYATLSTNLTVNLSSGEVTTHGRCQHDWKVHLIDTGLPTLTGGRIKRLASLIGNETFMLTWGDGVSDVNLEALLAYHRKHGKLATVTVVRPPARYGHMVMEGGRVVEFTEKPQLGEGWINGAFFVLEPGVMEYISGDDVMFERQPMERLAADGQLMAYQHDGFWQCMDTLREKHLLETLWNEGRAPWKTWQE, from the coding sequence ATGAAGGTTGCCATCTTAGCGGGAGGACTCGGAAGCCGCCTTTCTGAGGAAACGGTGGTGAAGCCCAAACCGATGGTCGAGATTGGGGGCATTCCGATCTTGATGCACATCATGAACCACTACGCCCGCTACGGTCACAAGGAGTTCCTCGTGGCCCTCGGATACAAGGGCGAGTACATCAAGCGCTTCATGACAGAGTACGCCACGCTCAGCACGAACCTCACCGTGAACCTGAGCTCGGGCGAGGTGACGACGCACGGGCGCTGCCAGCACGACTGGAAGGTTCATCTCATCGACACGGGCTTGCCGACGCTCACAGGGGGACGCATCAAGCGGCTGGCCTCCCTCATCGGCAACGAGACCTTCATGCTGACGTGGGGAGATGGGGTTTCGGATGTAAACTTGGAGGCCCTGCTCGCCTATCACCGCAAACACGGTAAACTCGCCACCGTCACGGTGGTGAGACCGCCCGCGCGGTACGGGCACATGGTCATGGAAGGAGGTCGGGTGGTCGAGTTCACGGAAAAGCCCCAGCTCGGTGAAGGCTGGATCAACGGAGCGTTCTTCGTGCTCGAACCGGGCGTCATGGAGTACATCTCTGGCGACGACGTGATGTTCGAGCGTCAGCCGATGGAGCGGCTGGCCGCCGACGGACAGCTCATGGCGTACCAGCACGACGGCTTCTGGCAGTGCATGGACACTCTGAGAGAAAAGCATCTGCTCGAGACGCTGTGGAACGAAGGCCGCGCGCCCTGGAAGACCTGGCAAGAGTGA